From a region of the Hymenobacter jejuensis genome:
- a CDS encoding bifunctional nuclease family protein, which produces MKKIQLEILGLSSSQSQSGSFALILGEKTGNRRLPIIIGMFEAQSIAIQIEKINPNRPLTHDLFKSFAEHVHVAILEVLISDLKEGVFYSKIVCSDGATTFELDARPSDAIAIGLRFGVPIYTVESVLSEAGIILSDLDENTDEDADDDEDEDDDTDGGSSPAPTPREPSGQVSLDELTKMLAQALEKEDYEKAAKIRDELNKRNG; this is translated from the coding sequence TTGAAAAAAATCCAGCTCGAAATTCTTGGCCTTTCTTCCAGCCAGTCGCAATCCGGTTCGTTTGCCCTGATTTTGGGCGAAAAAACCGGCAACCGGCGCTTGCCTATCATTATTGGCATGTTTGAGGCGCAAAGCATTGCCATCCAAATCGAAAAGATCAACCCAAACCGTCCGCTCACCCACGATTTGTTTAAGTCGTTTGCCGAGCACGTGCACGTAGCTATTCTGGAGGTACTGATTTCGGATTTGAAAGAAGGCGTCTTCTATTCTAAAATCGTGTGCTCCGACGGGGCTACTACTTTCGAGCTGGATGCCCGGCCTTCCGACGCGATTGCCATTGGCCTGCGGTTTGGGGTCCCGATTTATACAGTGGAAAGCGTGCTGAGCGAAGCTGGTATCATCTTGAGTGATCTCGACGAGAACACCGATGAAGATGCCGACGACGATGAGGACGAGGACGACGATACCGACGGTGGTAGCTCGCCCGCGCCAACACCCCGCGAGCCCAGCGGCCAGGTTTCTCTGGATGAGCTGACTAAAATGTTGGCCCAGGCCCTCGAAAAAGAAGATTACGAGAAAGCCGCCAAGATTCGGGATGAATTGAATAAGCGTAACGGTTAA
- a CDS encoding electron transfer flavoprotein subunit alpha/FixB family protein: protein MSVLVVVECDNGEVKKSSLEVASYGSQVAQMLGTTATAVAVGEATEANLAHLGEQGISKVLYDAEPRLKDFVNGAYTKLIAAAAEKEQAQVIVLANSNIGASVGSRLSVRLKASLATNVVELPKTDGGKFTVKRGAYSGKAFADVVLSGDRKIIAVKKNSIEALHNAGQTAPVESFSAQLSDADFADAPKQVVMQDQAGGILLPEADKVVSGGRGMKGPENWNLIEDLAKALGAATACSKPVSDVDWRPHHEHVGQTGITVSPNLYIACGISGAIQHLAGVNSSKVIVVINKDPEAPFFKAADYGIVGDVFDVLPKLTQAVKELG from the coding sequence ATGTCCGTTCTAGTAGTAGTTGAATGTGATAACGGCGAAGTAAAAAAATCTTCGCTGGAAGTGGCTTCTTACGGAAGCCAAGTGGCCCAAATGCTTGGCACAACCGCTACGGCGGTGGCAGTAGGAGAGGCTACCGAAGCCAACCTCGCGCATTTAGGCGAGCAAGGCATCAGCAAAGTATTATACGATGCCGAGCCCCGTTTGAAAGATTTTGTAAACGGTGCCTACACCAAGCTCATCGCGGCGGCCGCCGAGAAGGAGCAGGCTCAGGTAATTGTGCTGGCTAACTCCAACATTGGTGCTTCGGTTGGCTCGCGCCTGTCGGTGCGGCTGAAGGCTAGCTTGGCCACCAACGTGGTAGAGCTGCCCAAGACCGATGGTGGCAAATTCACGGTAAAGCGCGGTGCGTACTCCGGCAAGGCGTTCGCCGACGTAGTGCTGTCCGGCGATCGTAAGATCATTGCCGTTAAGAAGAACTCGATCGAGGCCCTGCACAATGCCGGCCAAACGGCGCCGGTGGAATCGTTTTCGGCCCAGCTCAGCGACGCTGACTTCGCCGATGCTCCTAAGCAAGTGGTAATGCAGGACCAGGCCGGTGGCATTCTGTTGCCCGAAGCCGATAAAGTAGTATCCGGCGGACGCGGCATGAAAGGCCCCGAAAACTGGAACCTGATCGAGGATTTGGCCAAAGCTTTGGGCGCGGCTACTGCCTGCTCGAAGCCCGTTTCCGACGTCGATTGGCGCCCTCACCACGAGCACGTAGGCCAGACCGGCATTACGGTGTCGCCGAATCTGTACATTGCGTGCGGCATCTCGGGCGCAATTCAGCACTTGGCAGGTGTCAACTCGTCGAAAGTAATTGTCGTAATCAACAAAGACCCGGAAGCTCCTTTCTTTAAGGCAGCGGATTACGGCATTGTGGGCGACGTGTTCGACGTACTTCCGAAACTAACCCAAGCTGTTAAGGAATTAGGGTAG
- a CDS encoding electron transfer flavoprotein subunit beta/FixA family protein, with the protein MKFLVCISNVPDTTTKITFTPDNKEFNKAGVQFVINPWDEYALTRAIELKEQQGGGTVTVLNVGEADTEPNIRKALAIGADDAIRVNAFPKDAFFVAEQIANAAKDGGYDVILMGKESIDYNGFQVHGMVGEMLGIPTVAPAMKLDMNGTTATLEREIEGGKEIVEVQTPFVASCQQPMCEPRIPNMRGIMTARTKPLKVVEAVGEPARTEVAEYALPPKKQGVKLIPAENAGELIKLLRNEAKVI; encoded by the coding sequence ATGAAGTTTCTTGTTTGCATCAGCAACGTCCCCGACACGACTACCAAAATCACCTTTACGCCCGATAACAAGGAGTTTAACAAGGCTGGAGTTCAGTTTGTAATTAACCCTTGGGACGAATATGCCCTCACCCGCGCCATCGAGCTGAAAGAGCAGCAGGGTGGCGGAACGGTTACGGTGCTCAACGTGGGCGAAGCCGACACGGAGCCCAACATCCGCAAAGCCTTGGCCATTGGCGCCGATGACGCTATTCGGGTAAATGCTTTCCCGAAGGATGCATTTTTTGTGGCAGAACAGATTGCAAACGCTGCAAAAGACGGTGGCTATGACGTCATCCTGATGGGCAAAGAAAGCATCGACTACAACGGCTTTCAGGTGCACGGCATGGTAGGCGAGATGCTGGGCATCCCGACCGTAGCGCCGGCCATGAAGCTGGATATGAACGGCACCACTGCTACGCTGGAGCGCGAAATTGAAGGTGGCAAAGAGATCGTGGAAGTGCAAACGCCTTTCGTGGCCTCGTGCCAGCAGCCGATGTGCGAGCCTCGCATTCCTAACATGCGCGGCATCATGACCGCCCGGACCAAGCCCCTGAAGGTGGTAGAAGCCGTAGGCGAACCCGCCCGCACCGAAGTAGCCGAATACGCCCTGCCGCCCAAAAAGCAAGGCGTAAAGCTCATCCCCGCTGAAAACGCCGGCGAGCTGATCAAGCTCCTGCGCAACGAAGCGAAAGTGATCTAA